A portion of the Phormidium ambiguum IAM M-71 genome contains these proteins:
- a CDS encoding orange carotenoid protein N-terminal domain-containing protein gives MTFTADFASTNFSNVFTSGNQLANAVPATTALFKRLNIDDQLAVLWYIYTECGRSITPAAPGAARLQLAEGLLNQIKQMSHAEQLQVMRDLAAQRDNQISRAYGILSPNTKLAFWYQLAEWMVQGFVVPMPPGYQLSRDGEKVLEAIKSLDFGQQITLLRNSVVDMGVDPLAD, from the coding sequence ATGACTTTTACAGCGGACTTTGCTTCAACAAACTTCTCTAACGTTTTCACTTCTGGCAATCAATTAGCTAATGCTGTACCTGCAACCACAGCGTTATTCAAGCGTCTCAACATTGATGACCAACTAGCTGTTCTGTGGTATATCTACACTGAATGCGGTCGTTCTATTACTCCTGCCGCTCCTGGCGCAGCACGCTTACAGTTAGCTGAAGGACTGTTGAATCAAATTAAGCAAATGTCTCATGCAGAGCAACTACAAGTGATGCGCGACTTGGCTGCACAACGGGACAATCAAATTAGCCGTGCTTACGGTATTCTTAGCCCCAATACTAAATTAGCTTTCTGGTATCAATTAGCAGAATGGATGGTGCAAGGATTTGTAGTGCCAATGCCACCAGGCTATCAGCTTTCTCGTGATGGGGAAAAGGTTTTAGAAGCGATTAAGTCGTTAGATTTTGGTCAACAAATCACTCTTCTGCGGAATAGTGTGGTCGATATGGGTGTCGATCCATTAGCGGACTAA
- a CDS encoding nuclear transport factor 2 family protein, translated as MTMQTADAKKVVLSEQVDLFIDGVTESNILSYFQSLNAGDFSATAGLFALDGELHPPFESPVVGRDAIAAYLEQEAIGMELLPNEGTTEEMENNYTQIQVKGKVKTPLFSVNVGWIFVLNAQQEIAAVTVKLLASPQELLSLRR; from the coding sequence ATGACGATGCAAACTGCTGATGCGAAAAAAGTTGTATTAAGTGAACAAGTTGATTTATTTATTGATGGAGTAACGGAAAGTAATATACTCAGCTATTTTCAGAGTTTAAATGCTGGTGATTTTTCGGCAACAGCAGGTTTGTTTGCACTGGATGGAGAACTACATCCTCCGTTTGAATCACCTGTTGTGGGTCGAGATGCGATCGCAGCTTACTTAGAGCAAGAAGCTATAGGAATGGAGTTGCTACCTAATGAAGGTACAACTGAGGAAATGGAAAATAATTACACTCAAATTCAGGTGAAAGGAAAAGTGAAAACACCTTTATTTAGTGTGAATGTGGGTTGGATATTTGTTTTGAATGCTCAACAGGAAATAGCTGCTGTTACTGTTAAGTTGCTAGCTTCTCCCCAAGAGTTATTAAGTTTACGCCGTTAA
- a CDS encoding ATP-binding protein — protein sequence MRTELHIPSDLKFLSIVESWLLGCLEVELGDSVDWPRQSNRLRLALVEAYSNVVRHAHRDQPNLPILIRLELQERDLALEIWDHGKGYDISTYLPPSPEDKQESGYGWLIMNRLMDRVEYRLQVNGRNCLKLEASLPSKT from the coding sequence ATGAGAACGGAGTTGCATATTCCCAGCGACCTGAAGTTTTTAAGTATAGTTGAAAGCTGGTTATTAGGATGTTTGGAAGTAGAATTAGGAGACTCAGTAGATTGGCCACGCCAGTCTAATCGCCTGCGTTTAGCTTTAGTAGAAGCATATTCTAACGTAGTACGTCACGCCCATCGAGACCAGCCAAATCTTCCTATCTTGATTCGCTTAGAACTACAAGAGCGGGATTTAGCTCTAGAAATTTGGGATCATGGCAAAGGATACGATATATCTACTTATCTTCCCCCCAGCCCCGAAGATAAACAAGAAAGCGGTTATGGTTGGTTGATTATGAATCGATTAATGGATCGAGTAGAGTATCGTTTACAAGTCAATGGTCGTAACTGTCTTAAGTTAGAAGCTAGTCTACCCAGTAAAACTTGA
- a CDS encoding SpoIIE family protein phosphatase produces MSRGDGSKLKLMVVDDEPDNLDLLYRTFRREFQVYKAESGPSALEVLDKEGEMAVIISDQRMPQMNGTEFLGRTVERFPDTIRILLTGYTDVEDLVEAINSGQVFKYITKPWNPTELKAVVQQASETYGVLKRRTDELRRALQRETIFNAVTSAIRESLDYRSMLQTIVETIGQTFGTTSCLLRPVEGSRLLPESFSYHASDTDIELKIDPEGLQTVLETQQTKTIQNNETEGKQETQLIIPLICQQELLAVLCLYHLSNRETWTSEDVKLIESVSEQAALALSQAKLYQRTQEQAQQMRAELEVARQIQNNLLRQSWPDLEGIRIQACCFPAREVGGDFFEVFAHPKGDVWLAVGDVSGKGVPAALFMASAISVMRRELSQENPPTPHVLMQNLNSSLSEDLIGNNCFITMVLARYTSATGELVYANAGHIYPLVWSYKDVSKKIDGVEPNFLKARGVPLGILPVWKGTPGNLQLNPGEALLLASDGITEATVTQEDLTPGNGNGSDPSQRFMLKQEGLWTLLTQEASPLNLTRLLDRIRGQNQVQEDDQTILSLEVL; encoded by the coding sequence ATGAGTCGGGGAGACGGCAGCAAACTCAAACTCATGGTAGTGGATGACGAGCCTGATAACCTCGATTTGCTGTACAGAACTTTTCGGCGGGAATTTCAAGTATACAAAGCCGAAAGTGGGCCAAGCGCCCTAGAAGTACTCGACAAAGAAGGCGAAATGGCAGTGATAATTTCCGATCAAAGAATGCCCCAAATGAACGGGACAGAATTCTTAGGTCGGACAGTGGAACGCTTTCCAGATACAATACGCATCCTGCTCACAGGTTACACAGATGTAGAAGACCTAGTAGAAGCCATTAACTCAGGTCAAGTATTTAAGTACATCACCAAACCTTGGAATCCTACCGAATTAAAAGCCGTAGTTCAACAAGCTTCAGAAACTTATGGAGTTCTCAAGCGGCGCACTGATGAACTACGTCGCGCCTTACAGCGAGAAACCATCTTCAACGCTGTAACCAGTGCGATTCGGGAATCTTTGGATTATCGCAGTATGCTACAAACAATTGTGGAAACCATCGGTCAAACCTTTGGTACGACTTCTTGTTTGCTGCGACCAGTGGAAGGCTCACGCTTACTACCAGAATCATTTTCTTATCATGCTTCTGATACAGATATCGAACTAAAAATTGACCCAGAAGGCTTACAAACAGTACTAGAAACTCAACAAACAAAAACTATTCAAAACAATGAAACCGAAGGCAAACAAGAAACACAATTAATCATTCCCTTAATCTGTCAACAAGAACTGCTCGCCGTCCTGTGCTTATATCATCTAAGCAATCGGGAAACTTGGACATCGGAAGACGTAAAACTAATCGAAAGCGTCTCCGAACAAGCCGCACTTGCCCTCTCGCAAGCCAAACTGTACCAACGTACCCAAGAGCAAGCACAGCAAATGCGAGCCGAACTCGAAGTAGCTCGGCAAATCCAAAATAACCTACTCCGCCAAAGCTGGCCAGATTTAGAAGGCATCAGAATCCAAGCCTGTTGCTTCCCTGCTAGGGAAGTTGGAGGTGATTTCTTTGAAGTTTTTGCCCACCCGAAAGGAGACGTTTGGCTAGCAGTCGGAGATGTTTCCGGCAAAGGAGTACCCGCAGCTTTGTTTATGGCTAGCGCCATATCAGTAATGCGAAGGGAACTTTCCCAAGAAAATCCTCCCACTCCTCATGTTCTCATGCAGAATCTGAACAGCAGCCTTTCTGAAGATCTGATCGGGAATAACTGCTTTATTACAATGGTTCTGGCACGTTACACCTCAGCGACAGGTGAATTGGTTTACGCTAATGCTGGTCATATTTATCCCTTGGTTTGGTCATACAAAGATGTATCCAAAAAAATAGACGGAGTGGAACCGAACTTCCTGAAAGCTAGAGGCGTTCCTTTAGGCATCTTACCCGTCTGGAAAGGTACTCCCGGCAACTTACAACTTAACCCTGGAGAAGCACTTTTGTTAGCCAGCGATGGCATCACTGAAGCTACAGTTACGCAAGAAGACTTGACTCCGGGAAATGGTAATGGTAGCGATCCTAGCCAACGTTTTATGCTGAAGCAAGAAGGTTTATGGACTTTACTTACCCAAGAGGCTAGTCCATTAAATTTAACTCGATTACTCGATCGCATTCGCGGACAAAACCAAGTACAAGAAGACGACCAAACCATACTTTCTTTGGAGGTTCTTTAG
- a CDS encoding response regulator, with product MDKIRVALIEDHDLTRVGIRTALQQRQEIAVVGEAANGTEGLKLLQTAQPDIAIVDIGLPDIDGIELTRQLKASQDETKPAPKVLILTLQDNEEAVLAAFAAGADSYCMKDISFDRLLEALQVTQEGNSWIDPAIAKIVLHQTRQTSEQSTNATQAPTSSKTVAIQATEQEYTNMLEAYPLTERELEVLELIVEGFSNAAIAEKLYITVGTVKTHVRNILNKLCADDRTQAAVRALRSGLVG from the coding sequence ATGGACAAAATTCGCGTTGCCCTCATTGAAGATCATGACCTCACTCGTGTGGGGATAAGAACAGCATTGCAACAACGGCAGGAAATAGCAGTTGTTGGTGAAGCTGCCAATGGTACTGAGGGATTAAAGTTATTACAGACGGCTCAACCAGATATTGCCATAGTTGATATCGGTCTGCCAGATATAGACGGCATTGAGTTGACAAGACAGTTAAAGGCAAGTCAAGACGAAACTAAACCAGCGCCGAAAGTATTAATTTTGACATTACAAGATAACGAAGAAGCGGTACTGGCAGCATTTGCCGCTGGTGCTGATTCTTATTGCATGAAAGACATTAGCTTCGATCGCTTACTAGAAGCATTGCAAGTGACCCAAGAAGGCAACTCTTGGATCGATCCAGCGATCGCCAAAATTGTACTTCATCAAACCCGACAAACCTCAGAGCAAAGCACAAACGCTACCCAAGCGCCCACCAGTTCTAAAACTGTAGCAATTCAAGCTACCGAACAAGAATATACTAATATGCTAGAAGCATATCCCTTAACCGAAAGGGAACTGGAAGTGCTAGAACTAATTGTGGAAGGCTTCAGCAACGCGGCGATCGCAGAAAAACTGTACATCACCGTCGGTACCGTGAAAACTCACGTCCGTAATATTTTAAACAAACTCTGTGCTGATGACCGTACCCAAGCAGCGGTTCGAGCCCTGCGCTCTGGATTAGTAGGGTAA
- the rsmH gene encoding 16S rRNA (cytosine(1402)-N(4))-methyltransferase RsmH, protein MNAIDPNTTNPETKPNFVHISVLATELISGIVINPGGIYLDATVGGGGHTQLILQTAPDTKVIAIDRDEAAINAAKNKLIEFNDRLTFWRGNFAEYQPQELTFDGIIADLGVSSFHLDTGSRGFSFRQEAELDMRMDQREALTAADIINEWEEQELADIFYKYGEERLSRRIARQIVEKRPFKTTTELANEIFHSVPRAYRYGRIHPATRVFQALRIVVNQELASLETFLKIAPNWLKPGGRIGIISFHSLEDRLVKHSFKESPILQVITKKPITPQETELQQNLRSRSAKLRIAEKLKL, encoded by the coding sequence ATGAATGCGATCGACCCAAACACCACCAATCCAGAAACTAAACCTAACTTTGTCCACATCTCAGTTTTAGCAACCGAATTAATTTCCGGTATAGTAATTAATCCTGGGGGAATATACCTTGATGCTACTGTAGGCGGCGGGGGACACACTCAATTAATTTTACAAACCGCACCCGATACAAAAGTAATTGCGATCGATCGAGATGAAGCAGCAATTAATGCCGCCAAAAATAAATTAATTGAATTTAACGATCGTCTCACATTTTGGCGCGGTAACTTTGCCGAATATCAACCACAAGAATTAACCTTTGATGGCATCATAGCTGACTTAGGCGTTAGTTCATTTCATTTAGACACAGGTTCAAGAGGTTTTAGTTTCCGCCAAGAAGCAGAATTAGATATGCGAATGGATCAAAGAGAAGCTTTAACCGCTGCTGACATTATCAATGAATGGGAAGAACAAGAATTAGCCGATATATTCTATAAATATGGAGAAGAAAGATTATCACGTCGCATAGCCAGACAAATCGTTGAAAAACGCCCATTTAAAACAACCACAGAATTAGCCAATGAAATCTTTCACAGCGTTCCCCGTGCTTACCGTTATGGCAGAATTCACCCGGCAACTCGCGTATTTCAAGCATTACGAATAGTCGTCAATCAAGAATTAGCATCTTTAGAAACTTTTCTCAAAATCGCCCCCAACTGGTTAAAACCTGGAGGAAGAATTGGGATTATTAGTTTTCATAGTTTAGAAGATAGATTAGTGAAACATTCATTTAAAGAATCACCAATTTTGCAAGTAATTACCAAAAAACCGATTACACCACAAGAAACAGAATTACAGCAAAATCTACGATCGCGTTCAGCTAAACTCAGAATAGCCGAAAAACTTAAATTGTAA